Proteins found in one Plasmodium malariae genome assembly, chromosome: 13 genomic segment:
- the PmUG01_13016500 gene encoding Tat binding protein 1(TBP-1)-interacting protein, putative — protein MKKGGNKNKVEKGKINDVVENSENTNSMNNNNLTKKNTKSKGSKKHKNISENKDEEKKINEFGNSKEEHKKIKCEKGKYVKRKDGGGCNQTENHRDYPFTNSYSENYENHENYENHENYENHENHENHENYENHENYENHENHENYVNQKNLENDEISENYEKYEKCKTKNNRPPNTSKPVNVPNDSENKKSLKKRKYKKNEQKGENGGEKDGINDESKESINVGAKECINVEVEEGINVGVEGPNDKVQEQLDDDVNEKKIKQEKHMTKKKQKVCDDKKGKDANVRKNNKKQDYNTNFESINSASNKNNMLLPEIIQNEETCEEKIEHIKVEKGKKEGNVNNYSDKDKKINKANNAKKKVNENKKEKQNIQELDHHANDKKEKVKKKSSNTMRKKDNIKTDDSSLKIESTIYPEHVIKEEADHEKVGNEKIEEIVVDEKADDGNADDGNADDGNADDGNADDGNADEGNTDNENAYDEKHEDKNQDEKKQDDEKVDDEEKGRNGKKIKKKMNKNDELNKGKQAKVTLCESEAKEKIFKYMKQTNRPYSVVNVYDNLHGSISKNSVQKLMDELSVENKLQCKEYGKAKVYLINQKEFKSLNMEEINKLKKDIERIKEETEIAKNDYNNFVKKRKKLIQDLELIKNTDKYKKSLQQIEEEINIYEETNKNCKLTVEEIELIKRKHGYLHSTWLKRKSLCVEIIKCIASLTEKDTQGVIYHLGIDVDEDVIPYDLYF, from the coding sequence atgaaaaagggtGGAAACAAAAACAAGGTTGAAAAGGGGAAAATCAACGATGTTGTTGAAAATTCGGAAAATACAAATAGTATGAACAACAACAATTTAACCAAAAAAAACACGAAGAGCAAAGGGAGCAAAAAACATAAGAACATATCGGAAAATaaagatgaagaaaaaaaaataaatgagttTGGTAATAGCAAAGaagaacataaaaaaattaaatgtgaAAAGggtaaatatgtaaaaaggaAAGATGGGGGGGGGTGTAATCAAACAGAAAATCATAGGGATTATCCCTTTACAAACAGTTATTctgaaaattatgaaaatcatgaaaattatgaaaatcacgaaaattatgaaaatcaTGAAAATCATGAAAATCacgaaaattatgaaaatcacgaaaattatgaaaatcaTGAAAATCAcgaaaattatgtaaatcaaaaaaatttggaaaatgatgaaatatctgagaattatgaaaaatatgaaaaatgcaaaacgaaaaataatAGACCGCCTAATACTAGTAAACCTGTCAACGTACCTAATGAcagtgaaaataaaaagagtttaaaaaaaagaaaatacaaaaaaaatgagcaaaaaggagaaaatgGAGGGGAAAAGGATGGAATAAATGATGAGTCAAAGGAAAGTATAAATGTCGGAGCTAAGGAATGTATAAATGTCGAAGTAGAGGAAGGTATAAATGTCGGAGTAGAGGGACCTAATGACAAGGTGCAAGAACAGCTAGACGATGATGTAaacgaaaagaaaataaaacaggAGAAGCATATgacaaagaaaaaacaaaaagtgtGTGATGATAAAAAGGGTAAAGACGCCAATGTAAggaaaaacaataaaaagcaagattataatacaaattttgAAAGTATAAACTCCGCtagcaataaaaataatatgctCTTACCAGAGATAATTCAAAATGAAGAAACATGCgaggaaaaaatagaacatATAAAAGTAGAGAAGGGGAAAAAAGAGGGGAATGTAAATAACTATAGTGACAAAgacaagaaaataaataaagctAATAAcgcgaaaaaaaaagtaaacgaaaataaaaaggaaaaacaaaatattcaaGAATTGGATCACCATGctaatgataaaaaagaaaaagtgaaaaaaaaaagtagcaATACTATGAGAAAAAAAGACAACATAAAAACGGATGACAGTTCTTTAAAGATAGAAAGTACTATTTATCCTGAACACGTCATAAAAGAAGAAGCAGACCATGAAAAAGtaggaaatgaaaaaatagaagaaattGTAGTCGACGAAAAAGCAGACGATGGAAATGCAGACGATGGAAATGCAGACGATGGAAATGCAGACGATGGAAATGCAGACGATGGAAATGCTGACGAAGGAAATACAGACAATGAAAATGCATACGACGAAAAACATGAAGACAAAAAccaagatgaaaaaaaacaagatgACGAAAAAGTAGACGACGAAGAAAAAGGACGAAATGGgaagaagataaaaaaaaaaatgaataagaaTGACGAATTAAACAAAGGAAAACAAGCTAAAGTTACCTTATGCGAGTCAgaagcaaaagaaaaaattttcaaatatatgaaaCAAACCAATAGACCGTATTCTGTTGTCAACGTATATGATAATCTACACGGCAGTATAAGCAAAAACTCTGTTCAAAAACTAATGGATGAACTAAGTGTGGAAAACAAACTTCAATGTAAAGAGTACGGAAAAGCAAAGGTTTACttaataaatcaaaaagaGTTCAAAAGCTTAAATATGGAAGAAATTAACAAGTTAAAAAAGGACATCGAAAGAATAAAAGAGGAAACAGAAATAGCCAAAAATGATTATaacaattttgttaaaaaaagaaaaaagcttATTCAAGATTTAgagttaattaaaaataccgataaatataaaaaatctcTTCAACAAATTGAAGAagagataaatatatatgaagagacaaataaaaattgtaaattaaCTGTGGAAGAAATTGAacttattaaaagaaaacacGGCTACTTACACTCTACCTGGCTTAAACGAAAAAGTTTATGTGTCGAAATAATTAAGTGTATAGCTAGCTTAACTGAAAAAGATACTCAGGGGGTCATATACCATTTGGGAATTGACGTAGATGAGGATGTCATTCCGTACgatttatacttttaa